Proteins encoded together in one Antennarius striatus isolate MH-2024 chromosome 13, ASM4005453v1, whole genome shotgun sequence window:
- the septin8a gene encoding septin-8-A: protein MAATDVDVFSNEEKRNLSLGGHVGFDSLPDQLVSKSVTQGFCFNILCVGETGIGKSTLMNTLFNTMFENEEASHYQNGVYLRPRTYDLQESNVHLKLTIVDTVGFGDQINKEDSYKPIVDYIDTQFENYLQEELKIKRSLFNYHDTRIHICLYFIAPTGHSLKSLDLVTMKKLDSKVNIIPIIAKADTISKSELHKFKIKIMSELVSNGVQIYQFPTDDEAVSEINSSMNAHLPFAVVGSVEEVKVGNKTVRARQYPWGVVQVENESHCDFVKLREMLIRVNMEDLREQTHARHYELYRRCKLEEMGFKDTDPDSQPFSLQETYEAKRKEFLGDLQRKEEDMRQMFVNKVKETEAELKEKERELHDRFEQLKRMHQEEKRKVEEKRRDLEEEMNAFNRKKVAAETLSLAQPFKKDKDKKN from the exons ATGGCTGCCACGGACGTTGACGTATTTTCG AATGAAGAGAAGCGTAACCTGAGTTTGGGTGGACATGTTGGATTCGACAGCCTCCCTGACCAGCTAGTCAGCAAATCGGTCACACAAGGATTTTGTTTTAACATTCTCTGTGTTG GAGAGACTGGTATTGGAAAGTCCACTTTAATGAACACACTCTTCAACACCATGTTCGAGAACGAGGAGGCGAGCCATTATCAGAATGGGGTTTATCTACGGCCGCGAACATATGACCTTCAAGAGAGCAACGTCCACCTCAAACTGACAATTGTTGACACTGTTGGATTTGGTGATCAGATCAACAAAGAGGATAG TTACAAGCCCATTGTCGACTACATTGACACTCAGTTTGAAAACTATCTCCAGGAAGAACTGAAGATCAAACGTTCTCTATTTAACTACCACGACACCAGGATCCACATCTGCCTTTATTTCATTGCCCCGACGGGACACTCCCTCAAGTCGCTGGACCTCGTTACAATGAAAAAACTCGACAGCAAG GTCAACATAATTCCTATCATTGCCAAGGCAGACACAATCTCAAAGAGTGAGCTccataaattcaaaataaaaattatgagCGAGCTGGTGAGCAATGGCGTTCAGATATATCAGTTCCCAACAGATGATGAAGCCGTCAGTGAGATCAACTCCTCCATGAAT GCTCATCTGCCCTTTGCTGTGGTTGGGAGTGTGGAAGAGGTCAAAGTTGGGAACAAAACCGTGAGGGCCAGACAGTACCCCTGGGGAGTTGTGCAAG TGGAGAATGAGAGTCACTGCGACTTTGTGAAACTCAGAGAGATGCTGATCAGGGTCAATATGGAGGATCTCAGGGAGCAGACCCACGCCCGCCACTATGAATTGTACCGACGCTGTAAGCTGGAGGAAATGGGCTTCAAAGATACAGATCCTGATAGCCAGCCATTCAG TCTTCAAGAGACATATGAAGCCAAGAGGAAAGAGTTCCTTGGGGATCTGCAGCGCAAAGAGGAAGACATGCGACAAATGTTTGTCAACAAAGTGAAAGAGACAGAAGCagaactgaaagaaaaagagagagag cTGCATGACAGGTTTGAGCAACTGAAGCGGATGCaccaggaggagaagaggaaggtggaggagaagcggagagatctggaggaggagatgaatgcCTTCAACAGGAAGAAAGTGGCAGCCGAGACCCTGTCTTTAGCTCAGCCTTtcaagaaagacaaagacaaaaaaaa
- the LOC137606526 gene encoding ankyrin repeat domain-containing protein SOWAHA has product MALTQESILSLLIKEGGKIKKSDLVSKFKGSLECDDLSDRQQNREAFKAYVNNVAFVKEIDSVRYVVVKKMYHHLLEGVHTAEKSDRKEITLSGEQQRPPPRSERTESSADAEGERSAVSEPDEQQASGESSKNPKESISPLQLALQRSIMTDRVKRGLNVEIQNPGANGDRKPYALPLRMSPTRIEFRKLKEEPKEHPENPMPNTFRNKRPPLTEGEGNVSSPPLRRSAKSTKASDVSKETRVPSLVPLEQSEHEWMVRCAAGHWNQVYGLLLRDNQLAEKRDFISGFTALHWAVKCGNSKMLVNIIDLAKQGGIELDINVKTHGGYTPLHIAALHHQEYIMTLLVEKYRADPSVRDNCGKRAYHYLHKGISGTVRKLLGEPRAQQTQDRALHEKDELDLLPDLSKGFNSIGRLLQPHATGYKKKQKQRAGLHSLNDNPIEEREYVSSSTYRPRILSDVFM; this is encoded by the coding sequence ATGGCATTAACGCAAGAATCTATCTTGTCCTTGCTGATAAAGGAAGGGGGCAAAATAAAGAAGTCCGACTTGGTGAGTAAATTCAAAGGATCACTGGAATGCGACGATCTATCAGATAGACAACAAAACAGGGAGGCTTTCAAGGCATATGTCAATAATGTCGCCTTCGTCAAGGAAATCGATTCCGTCCGTTACGTTGTCGTTAAGAAAATGTACCACCATTTGCTGGAGGGTGTGCATACTGCGGAAAAGAGTGACCGTAAGGAGATCACGCTTTCAGGTGAGCAGCAGCGCCCACCACCGCGGAGTGAGAGGACTGAAAGTAGTGCTGACGCAGAAGGGGAGAGATCAGCTGTTTCTGAGCCTGATGAACAGCAAGCAAGTGGTGAAAGTAGTAAAAATCCTAAAGAATCAATTTCTCCTCTTCAGCTCGCGTTGCAAAGGAGCATAATGACAGATAGAGTTAAAAGAGGGCTGAATGTAGAAATCCAAAATCCTGGTGCAAATGGAGATCGCAAACCCTATGCCTTGCCTCTGAGAATGTCACCCACCAGAATTGAATTCCGCAAACTGAAAGAAGAACCAAAGGAACATCCTGAAAACCCAATGCCAAACACCTTCAGGAACAAGAGGCCTCCCTTGACAGAAGGAGAGGGTAATGTCAGCTCCCCTCCACTGAGGAGATCCGCGAAGAGCACCAAGGCGTCAGATGTGTCAAAAGAGACGCGGGTCCCCTCCTTGGTGCCCCTGGAGCAGTCAGAGCATGAATGGATGGTCAGATGTGCTGCAGGACACTGGAACCAGGTTTACGGCCTGCTGCTGAGAGACAACCAGCTAGCTGAGAAGAGGGACTTCATATCAGGGTTCACCGCCCTGCACTGGGCTGTCAAATGTGGAAACAGTAAAATGCTTGTGAACATTATTGATTTAGCCAAACAAGGAGGCATTGAACTTGacattaatgtaaaaacacacggTGGCTACACTCCTTTACATATTGCCGCCTTGCATCACCAGGAGTACATCATGACCCTGCTGGTGGAGAAATACCGTGCCGACCCGAGTGTCAGGGACAACTGCGGGAAGAGGGCCTACCACTACCTGCACAAAGGCATTTCTGGAACAGTGAGAAAATTGTTGGGTGAACCCAGAGCGCAGCAAACGCAGGACAGGGCGTTGCACGAGAAAGATGAGCTGGACCTGCTGCCAGATCTCTCCAAGGGCTTCAATTCGATTGGCCGTCTCTTACAGCCCCACGCGACAGGCtacaagaagaagcagaagcagaGGGCAGGATTACACTCCCTGAATGATAACCCCATCGAAGAGCGAGAATATGTCAGTAGCAGCACCTACAGACCAAGAATTCTATCAGATGTCTTTATGTAA